In the Pseudolabrys taiwanensis genome, one interval contains:
- a CDS encoding cupin domain-containing protein, which produces MSAHFRATAAIVFALSASAAVAQDKGYPLKTLLSARQSVVGEPLKYPATGDARVTAAIITLAPGASTIEHEHGVPLFAYMLDGELTVDYGARGKRVYKKGDAFMEAMAVPHAGTNTGNVPVRILAVYMGADGAKNTIPTGQ; this is translated from the coding sequence ATGAGCGCACACTTCCGGGCCACGGCGGCGATTGTGTTCGCTCTCTCGGCCAGCGCCGCAGTGGCGCAAGACAAAGGCTATCCGCTTAAGACGCTGCTGTCGGCGCGTCAGTCCGTCGTCGGCGAACCGCTGAAATATCCGGCCACGGGCGATGCGCGCGTCACCGCCGCCATCATCACCCTCGCCCCCGGCGCCTCGACCATCGAGCACGAGCACGGCGTGCCGCTGTTCGCCTACATGCTCGACGGCGAATTGACGGTCGACTACGGAGCGCGCGGCAAGCGCGTCTATAAAAAGGGCGACGCCTTCATGGAGGCGATGGCCGTGCCGCATGCCGGCACCAATACGGGCAACGTGCCGGTGCGAATTCTGGCCGTGTATATGGGCGCCGACGGCGCCAAGAACACGATCCCGACCGGCCAGTGA
- a CDS encoding NADPH-dependent FMN reductase, with product MAIKLNIIVCSTRPGRVGLPVARWFESAVKKDSRFEPTFVDLAEIKLPLFDEPQHPSLQQYAHEHTKAWSKIIGAADAYAFVLPEYDYFPPPPVVNALSYLVKEWAYKAVGIVSYGGVSGGLRSAQALKLMLTALRMMPLPEGVPIPFAGKQVEDGTFVSNELIDTSVTTMLNELAKWDGALSSLRQK from the coding sequence ATGGCAATCAAACTCAACATTATCGTCTGCAGCACGCGCCCGGGCCGCGTCGGCCTGCCGGTCGCGCGCTGGTTCGAATCCGCGGTCAAGAAAGACAGCCGCTTCGAGCCGACCTTCGTCGACCTCGCCGAGATCAAACTGCCGCTCTTCGACGAGCCGCAGCACCCCTCGTTGCAGCAATACGCGCACGAGCACACCAAGGCTTGGTCGAAGATCATCGGTGCGGCCGACGCCTATGCGTTCGTCCTGCCGGAATACGACTATTTCCCGCCGCCGCCCGTGGTCAACGCCCTGAGCTATCTGGTCAAGGAATGGGCCTACAAGGCGGTCGGCATCGTCAGCTACGGCGGCGTGTCCGGCGGCCTGCGCTCGGCGCAGGCGCTGAAGCTGATGCTCACGGCGCTGCGGATGATGCCGCTTCCCGAAGGCGTGCCGATCCCCTTCGCCGGCAAGCAGGTCGAAGACGGCACTTTCGTCTCCAACGAGCTCATCGACACCAGCGTCACCACGATGCTGAACGAGCTCGCCAAGTGGGACGGCGCGCTCTCGTCGCTGCGTCAGAAGTAA
- a CDS encoding amidase family protein, producing MNKPVTPAKPFVLEEATIDALHAAIRAGEITVLSLVERYLARVRAYNGTSNLLVTENGAPVPPAPGAMRGGAPLAFPTETVKADDVLPDLDRYVGPPIEFGRMEPTASDPSVQQQFGMTVGKANAGQVNALATLNIRGERSVTCRGDYDLHPAKGPLPKGAPPVCEFFRHQPDALERAAELDALYGRNPDLEKMPMYGVVFSFKDPFDTKDMRSTGGGDAAYDIDFPARDHALVHQLREKGAIIFAKAVNTEYNGRPDDPLARRKPDKVLPTTLGYQRSTWGGNPSNPYDTTRAASLGSSSGSGVSVSTNMVMASLGEETRASCRGPANHNAVALILPHKALLGFDGGAIGADIHVDRSGILARTIGDCAKILDALKDTVEGFYDARDPFTTVPRSSVLESYAAHARASGASGALKGMRLGILRESMIVRPGHKTDEPITAAAAKEMKEMLGERLGATLVESSDPLWTPDAACEPMTVDHRTALARLIPVFMPDILYRLDGNGEPLFKEFAAAIAPTEFEPGKVFGSGTMRPMDYMLAMSEGRIAPPTNLDLATVQQQAAQTAFRFHINQYLSRRADDWKAKGFTETLADFSALNARSKFWGDDQRVSFLDWDDVADLRSPLGHRQATADRLMLRELLRRADMMVIYENKLDALVRLHTPFPPGKIGGAGQGFSNNLTWESLSGPNAGLTEVLIPAGFVTTVYDPVYKLSEDGKRYLHVPSDRPTTLPEPGLPFSLVFRAEPGKEDVLLRVASAYEAASKRRVPPPAFPPL from the coding sequence ATGAACAAGCCCGTTACGCCCGCCAAGCCTTTCGTTCTCGAAGAAGCGACGATCGACGCGCTGCATGCCGCGATCCGCGCCGGCGAGATCACCGTGCTCAGCCTTGTCGAGCGCTATCTTGCACGCGTGCGCGCCTACAACGGCACATCGAATCTGCTGGTGACCGAGAATGGCGCGCCGGTGCCGCCCGCGCCGGGCGCGATGCGTGGCGGCGCGCCGCTCGCTTTCCCGACCGAGACCGTCAAGGCCGACGACGTTCTTCCCGACCTCGACCGGTACGTCGGCCCGCCGATCGAATTCGGCCGCATGGAGCCGACCGCGTCCGATCCGTCCGTGCAGCAGCAGTTTGGCATGACCGTCGGCAAGGCGAATGCCGGCCAGGTCAACGCGCTGGCGACGCTCAATATCCGCGGCGAGCGGTCGGTCACCTGCCGTGGCGATTACGATCTGCATCCTGCCAAGGGCCCGCTGCCGAAGGGCGCACCGCCGGTCTGCGAATTCTTTCGCCATCAGCCGGACGCGCTCGAGCGCGCAGCCGAACTCGATGCGCTCTATGGCCGCAATCCAGACCTCGAGAAGATGCCGATGTACGGTGTCGTGTTCTCGTTCAAGGACCCGTTCGACACCAAGGACATGCGTTCGACCGGCGGTGGCGATGCGGCCTATGACATCGACTTTCCCGCCCGCGACCACGCGCTCGTGCATCAGTTGCGCGAGAAGGGCGCCATCATCTTCGCCAAGGCGGTGAACACGGAATATAACGGCCGCCCGGACGATCCGCTGGCGCGGCGCAAGCCCGATAAAGTTCTGCCGACGACGCTCGGCTATCAGCGCAGCACCTGGGGCGGCAATCCATCGAACCCTTACGACACCACGCGCGCCGCCTCACTCGGCTCGAGCTCGGGCTCCGGCGTCTCGGTGTCGACCAACATGGTGATGGCGAGCCTGGGCGAGGAGACGCGGGCCTCCTGCCGCGGACCCGCCAATCACAATGCGGTCGCGCTGATCCTGCCGCACAAAGCGCTGCTCGGCTTCGATGGCGGGGCCATTGGCGCCGACATCCATGTCGACCGCTCTGGCATTCTCGCACGCACCATCGGTGACTGCGCCAAGATCCTCGATGCGTTGAAAGACACTGTCGAGGGCTTCTACGACGCGCGCGATCCGTTCACGACCGTGCCACGCTCGTCCGTGCTCGAGTCTTATGCTGCGCACGCCCGCGCGTCGGGTGCGTCCGGCGCTTTGAAGGGGATGCGTCTCGGCATCCTGCGGGAGTCGATGATCGTGCGGCCCGGCCACAAGACCGACGAGCCGATCACCGCCGCTGCGGCGAAAGAGATGAAGGAGATGCTCGGCGAGCGGCTCGGCGCGACTTTGGTAGAGTCTTCCGATCCGCTGTGGACTCCCGACGCCGCCTGCGAGCCGATGACGGTCGATCATCGCACCGCGCTGGCACGGCTCATCCCGGTATTCATGCCGGACATCCTCTATCGCCTCGACGGCAACGGTGAGCCCTTGTTCAAGGAATTCGCGGCAGCCATCGCACCGACGGAATTCGAGCCCGGCAAGGTGTTCGGTTCGGGCACGATGCGGCCGATGGATTACATGCTGGCGATGTCGGAAGGTCGCATCGCGCCGCCGACGAACCTCGATCTCGCCACCGTCCAGCAGCAGGCCGCGCAAACCGCCTTCCGCTTTCACATCAATCAGTATCTGTCGCGCCGCGCCGACGACTGGAAGGCCAAAGGCTTCACAGAGACGCTGGCCGACTTCAGCGCGCTCAATGCACGGTCGAAATTCTGGGGCGACGACCAGCGCGTAAGCTTCCTCGACTGGGATGATGTCGCCGACCTGCGCAGCCCGCTGGGCCATCGGCAGGCGACGGCTGACCGGCTGATGCTGCGCGAGCTGCTGCGCCGCGCCGACATGATGGTGATCTACGAAAACAAGCTCGATGCGCTGGTGCGCCTGCATACGCCGTTTCCGCCGGGCAAGATCGGTGGCGCCGGGCAGGGCTTCTCCAATAACCTCACCTGGGAATCTTTGAGCGGGCCGAATGCCGGCCTCACCGAGGTGTTGATCCCCGCCGGCTTTGTCACGACCGTCTACGATCCTGTCTACAAGCTCAGCGAGGACGGCAAGCGTTATCTCCACGTGCCGTCGGACAGGCCGACGACTCTGCCCGAGCCAGGGCTGCCGTTCTCGCTCGTGTTCCGCGCGGAGCCGGGCAAGGAGGACGTGCTGTTGCGCGTCGCGTCCGCCTATGAGGCGGCTTCGAAGCGGCGGGTGCCGCCACCGGCTTTTCCACCGCTCTGA
- a CDS encoding VOC family protein, with product MARVTWDHIHLRSPDPAGMAKWFEEILGAAVIRTVEQGSRVDLELGGQKVFITGVPPEGLNPAPKSPYRGLDHFALFVTDLDGFVAELKTKGAQFQKEPHSPRPGIKICFLRGPEGISVELLERDSQ from the coding sequence ATGGCGCGCGTTACCTGGGATCACATTCATCTCCGCAGTCCGGACCCCGCAGGCATGGCGAAATGGTTCGAGGAGATTCTCGGCGCCGCGGTGATTCGCACGGTGGAGCAGGGCAGTCGCGTCGATCTGGAGCTCGGCGGCCAGAAGGTCTTCATCACCGGCGTGCCGCCGGAGGGGCTCAATCCCGCGCCGAAGTCGCCTTATCGCGGATTGGACCATTTCGCGCTCTTCGTCACCGATCTCGACGGCTTCGTGGCCGAGCTCAAAACCAAGGGCGCGCAGTTTCAGAAGGAACCGCATTCGCCGCGTCCCGGCATCAAGATCTGCTTCCTGCGCGGCCCCGAGGGCATATCGGTTGAGCTGCTCGAGCGCGACTCGCAATAA
- a CDS encoding L,D-transpeptidase produces MHRPVVAAVACLALMIVAGPAAAQGAYGKIPEPTMQDVDPGVDHTARDVDLPPELRRQSVFYRTDQPPGTIIVNTNDRFLYLILGNNVALRYGIGVGRDGFQWGGTHKISRKAEWPDWTPPPEMIERQPYLPRWMAGGPGNPMGARALYIGTTVYRIHGTNAPETIGQAVSSGCFRLVNEDITDLYGRVPVGTKVVVEHR; encoded by the coding sequence ATGCATCGTCCTGTTGTCGCCGCCGTCGCCTGCCTCGCCTTGATGATTGTGGCAGGCCCCGCCGCCGCGCAGGGCGCGTATGGAAAAATTCCCGAGCCGACGATGCAGGACGTCGATCCTGGCGTCGATCACACCGCGCGCGATGTCGATCTGCCGCCGGAACTGCGGCGCCAGTCGGTATTTTACCGCACCGATCAGCCGCCGGGCACGATCATCGTCAACACCAATGATCGCTTCCTGTATCTGATCCTCGGCAACAACGTCGCCTTGCGCTACGGCATCGGCGTCGGCCGCGACGGCTTCCAGTGGGGCGGCACGCACAAGATCTCGCGCAAGGCGGAATGGCCGGATTGGACGCCGCCGCCGGAGATGATCGAGCGTCAGCCTTACCTGCCGCGCTGGATGGCCGGCGGCCCCGGTAACCCGATGGGCGCACGCGCGCTCTATATCGGCACCACCGTCTATCGCATCCACGGCACCAACGCGCCGGAGACGATCGGCCAGGCGGTGTCGTCGGGCTGCTTCCGCCTCGTGAACGAGGACATCACGGATCTCTACGGGCGCGTGCCGGTCGGCACCAAAGTCGTCGTCGAGCACCGCTAG
- a CDS encoding TIGR00645 family protein produces MSMSADEPRVPPSYPGLRPLPQIIFSSRWLQLPLYLGLIVAQAVYVVLFVKELWHLVEGAMKLTEQEIMLVVLGLIDVVMISNLLIMVIVGGYETFVSRLQLERHPDQPEWLSHVNASVLKIKLAMAIIGISSIHLLRTFIYAGQLGKPDLPYTETGVMWQTIIHGLFILSAIGIAYVEKLSQGAYARPDH; encoded by the coding sequence ATGTCCATGTCCGCCGACGAGCCGCGCGTGCCGCCGAGTTATCCCGGCCTGCGGCCGCTGCCGCAGATCATCTTCTCGTCACGCTGGCTGCAACTGCCGCTCTATCTCGGATTGATCGTCGCGCAAGCCGTCTATGTCGTTCTGTTCGTGAAGGAGCTTTGGCACCTGGTCGAAGGCGCCATGAAGCTCACCGAGCAGGAGATCATGCTGGTGGTGCTCGGGCTCATCGACGTGGTGATGATTTCCAACCTGCTGATCATGGTCATCGTCGGCGGTTACGAGACCTTCGTATCGCGGCTGCAACTCGAGCGGCATCCCGATCAGCCGGAATGGCTGAGCCACGTCAACGCCAGCGTGCTCAAGATCAAGCTGGCGATGGCGATCATCGGCATCTCCTCGATCCATCTCTTGCGTACGTTCATCTACGCTGGCCAGCTCGGCAAGCCGGATCTGCCTTACACCGAGACCGGCGTGATGTGGCAGACCATCATCCACGGCCTGTTCATCCTGTCGGCGATCGGTATCGCCTATGTCGAGAAGCTGAGCCAGGGCGCTTACGCGCGGCCGGACCACTAA
- a CDS encoding lytic murein transglycosylase → MFLERSAPLMFVRLLSLIVLVSVGAVAGAQQARAADAAFEQWLQGVWPQARAMGVSRATFDKAVAGLAPDLTLPDLAIPGKPEKVPQQPEFVQTPSQYLREATFDRLAARGKQLSAQYRDTLARIEREIGVPGNVVLAIWARETDYGGYKLPHDAIRVLATQAYIGKRKDFFRNEFLHALKMLQDGTPRADLRSSWGGAMGLTQFLPSEYYKYAVDFDGDGRADIWRSVPDALASAAKQLAGKGWQRGERWAYEVKAPANGDCTMGTPETTMPIGEWVKRGYLLLPPRKLTAEALAMPASLLQPEGSYGPSFLTPKNYFVLKEYNYSDLYVLFVGHLSDRIAGGGAFMTPWSKAEQMRTSDVETMQQRLTALGLYKDKIDGKAGMLTRAALGAYQKRNGLKVDCWPTADVLAHMRR, encoded by the coding sequence ATGTTCCTCGAACGTTCGGCCCCGCTCATGTTCGTCCGTCTGTTGTCGCTCATCGTGCTGGTCTCCGTGGGGGCGGTGGCCGGCGCACAGCAGGCGCGTGCGGCGGACGCGGCTTTCGAGCAATGGCTGCAAGGGGTGTGGCCGCAGGCGCGGGCGATGGGCGTGTCGCGCGCGACGTTCGACAAAGCCGTCGCCGGGCTCGCGCCGGATTTGACGCTGCCCGATCTCGCCATTCCCGGCAAGCCCGAGAAGGTGCCGCAGCAGCCGGAATTCGTGCAGACGCCGTCGCAATATCTGCGCGAGGCGACGTTCGATCGGCTGGCGGCACGCGGCAAGCAACTGTCGGCGCAGTACCGCGACACGCTCGCGCGCATCGAGCGCGAGATCGGCGTGCCGGGCAATGTCGTGCTGGCGATCTGGGCGCGCGAGACCGATTACGGCGGCTACAAGCTGCCGCACGACGCCATCCGCGTGCTGGCCACGCAGGCCTACATCGGCAAGCGCAAGGACTTCTTCCGCAACGAATTCCTGCATGCCTTGAAGATGCTGCAGGACGGCACGCCGCGCGCCGATTTGCGTTCGTCCTGGGGCGGCGCGATGGGACTGACGCAGTTCCTGCCGTCCGAATACTACAAATACGCGGTCGACTTCGACGGCGACGGCCGCGCCGACATCTGGCGCTCGGTGCCGGACGCGCTCGCTTCCGCCGCGAAGCAGCTCGCCGGCAAAGGCTGGCAGCGCGGCGAGCGCTGGGCCTATGAGGTGAAAGCGCCGGCCAATGGCGACTGCACGATGGGCACGCCGGAGACGACGATGCCGATCGGCGAATGGGTGAAGCGCGGTTATCTGCTGCTGCCGCCGCGCAAGCTGACGGCCGAAGCGCTGGCGATGCCGGCTTCGCTGCTGCAGCCGGAAGGCAGTTACGGTCCGTCGTTCCTGACGCCGAAGAACTACTTCGTGCTCAAGGAGTACAACTACTCGGATCTCTACGTGCTGTTCGTCGGCCACTTGAGCGATCGCATCGCCGGCGGCGGCGCGTTCATGACGCCGTGGAGCAAGGCCGAGCAGATGCGCACGAGCGACGTCGAGACGATGCAGCAGCGGCTGACCGCGCTCGGCCTGTACAAGGACAAGATCGACGGCAAGGCGGGAATGCTCACCCGCGCCGCGCTCGGCGCTTATCAGAAGCGCAACGGCCTGAAGGTCGACTGCTGGCCGACCGCCGACGTGCTGGCGCATATGCGCCGCTGA
- a CDS encoding phosphatase PAP2 family protein gives MSFLHELATWDAALYRALNAYCGWSPFLDRAVVHLEVLKGSIYMGLFGLLWFQPGKDQVRRREMLLAIVLAVAIALVVNRILSTALPFRTRPMYDLGANAPTFEWHADLENWSSFPSDNATYLFAIAAGLWRVAPRWGLFFGLFSTCAAFARVFLGIHYPSDVVVGALIGIAVGLLVVRKPLVEAFAPRVLAWEAWQPGYFYGALFLVTAELGSGFPNTRRIGVAIVHLFVGFKT, from the coding sequence ATGAGCTTTCTCCACGAACTGGCGACTTGGGACGCCGCGCTCTATCGCGCGCTCAATGCCTATTGCGGTTGGAGTCCCTTTCTCGATCGCGCCGTGGTGCACCTGGAGGTACTCAAGGGCTCGATTTACATGGGACTGTTCGGGCTGTTGTGGTTCCAGCCCGGCAAGGATCAAGTGCGCCGCCGCGAAATGCTGCTGGCGATCGTGCTCGCGGTGGCGATCGCCCTCGTCGTCAATCGCATCTTGTCGACGGCACTGCCGTTCCGCACACGACCGATGTACGACCTCGGTGCCAACGCGCCGACATTCGAGTGGCACGCCGATCTCGAAAACTGGAGCAGCTTCCCGAGCGACAACGCGACGTATCTCTTCGCCATCGCCGCCGGCTTATGGCGCGTTGCGCCGCGATGGGGATTGTTCTTCGGTTTGTTCAGCACATGCGCCGCGTTCGCGCGCGTCTTTCTCGGCATCCATTATCCGAGCGACGTTGTCGTCGGCGCACTGATCGGCATCGCTGTCGGCTTGCTGGTCGTGCGCAAACCGCTGGTCGAAGCATTCGCGCCGCGCGTGCTCGCATGGGAAGCGTGGCAACCGGGATATTTCTACGGCGCGTTGTTCTTGGTGACGGCCGAACTCGGTTCGGGCTTTCCCAACACGCGACGCATCGGCGTTGCCATCGTGCATCTGTTTGTCGGCTTTAAAACATGA
- a CDS encoding DUF930 domain-containing protein, whose translation MRFFALALGVACLFTTQATAMDARFERVLKMLDPGARLEQLCDYTAMSNIKKDTREYRPDRAIAGARSEPKVNGNTIKAEGAAFRSRKKWYALTYTCAADGEHMKVLAFKYKIGAEIPESNWAAYNLFD comes from the coding sequence ATGCGGTTTTTTGCTCTCGCGCTCGGTGTGGCCTGTCTTTTCACGACGCAGGCGACGGCCATGGATGCCCGCTTCGAGCGCGTGCTGAAGATGCTGGACCCGGGCGCGCGGCTCGAACAGCTTTGCGACTATACGGCGATGTCCAACATCAAGAAGGACACGCGCGAGTATCGGCCCGATCGCGCCATTGCCGGCGCGCGCTCCGAGCCGAAGGTGAACGGCAACACGATCAAGGCCGAGGGCGCCGCCTTCCGCAGCCGCAAGAAATGGTACGCGCTGACGTACACCTGCGCCGCCGATGGTGAGCACATGAAGGTGCTGGCGTTCAAGTACAAGATCGGCGCCGAGATTCCGGAATCGAACTGGGCGGCCTACAATCTGTTCGATTGA
- a CDS encoding Bug family tripartite tricarboxylate transporter substrate binding protein, translating into MRFIHRRQFLTYSAAALATPALPGVAFADWPKDRPIRALVPFNAGSSIDIIGRIVTDPLAKQLGQTIVIENRGGAGGSIGSAMVAKADPDGYTLLINAAAHSGAPAAYPNLTYDAAKDFACIASFGSVPNVLLVAPSLGVKTVQEFVAKAKAGNLTYSSAGVGSATHWAAERFRVSAGFSGTHVPFRGGLEALTEVMTGRVDFCFIGISSSMPFIKEGKLIPLAVSSAKRSPSLPNVPTTVEAGFANSDYNYWTGMLAPAKTPRAIIDTLHAEVTKVLALPDVQQKLAVQGVEPQPMSPTEMDAMNKREIELNLKIAKEAGLKFN; encoded by the coding sequence ATGCGCTTCATTCATCGCCGCCAATTCCTGACATATTCGGCCGCCGCATTGGCGACGCCCGCGCTGCCTGGCGTCGCCTTCGCCGATTGGCCGAAGGACAGACCGATCCGCGCGCTGGTGCCGTTCAACGCCGGCTCGTCGATCGACATCATCGGCCGCATTGTCACCGATCCATTGGCCAAACAGCTCGGGCAGACCATCGTCATCGAAAACCGCGGCGGCGCCGGCGGCAGCATCGGCTCGGCGATGGTCGCGAAGGCCGATCCCGACGGCTACACGCTGCTGATCAACGCCGCCGCGCATTCGGGCGCGCCTGCCGCCTATCCCAATCTCACCTACGATGCGGCCAAGGACTTCGCCTGCATCGCCTCCTTCGGCAGCGTGCCGAACGTGCTGCTGGTGGCGCCATCGCTCGGCGTCAAGACGGTGCAGGAATTCGTCGCCAAGGCGAAGGCAGGCAATCTGACGTATTCGTCGGCCGGCGTCGGCAGCGCCACGCACTGGGCCGCCGAGCGCTTCCGCGTCAGCGCCGGCTTCTCGGGCACGCATGTGCCGTTCCGTGGCGGCCTCGAGGCGCTGACCGAAGTGATGACCGGCCGCGTCGACTTCTGCTTCATCGGCATTTCATCGAGCATGCCCTTCATCAAGGAAGGCAAGCTCATCCCGCTCGCCGTATCCTCGGCCAAGCGCTCGCCGTCGCTGCCCAATGTGCCGACCACGGTCGAGGCCGGCTTTGCGAACTCCGACTACAACTACTGGACCGGCATGCTGGCGCCGGCCAAGACGCCGCGCGCGATCATCGACACGCTGCATGCGGAAGTGACCAAGGTGCTGGCGCTGCCGGACGTGCAGCAGAAGCTGGCCGTGCAGGGCGTCGAACCACAGCCGATGTCGCCGACCGAAATGGACGCGATGAACAAGCGCGAGATCGAGTTGAACCTGAAGATCGCCAAGGAAGCCGGCCTGAAGTTCAACTAG
- a CDS encoding NUDIX hydrolase, giving the protein MAQKKAIQAAGGIVVRKGAKPFVAIVQRAKDGLWVLPRGKLKRNERPRAAARREVFEETGHRVEVREFLGAITYRAEQGRPKLVEFWHMRAAANPSRDLMRDITAVAWLPLKDAIGKLHYPLEKLFLKSVGRSLVRKRGKKKAAKTKPRKAKNKANKKTKR; this is encoded by the coding sequence ATGGCGCAGAAGAAGGCGATACAGGCAGCAGGCGGCATCGTGGTGCGCAAAGGCGCCAAGCCGTTCGTCGCCATCGTTCAACGCGCGAAAGACGGCCTCTGGGTCCTGCCGCGCGGCAAGCTCAAGCGCAACGAACGCCCGCGCGCCGCGGCCCGCCGCGAGGTGTTCGAGGAGACGGGGCACCGCGTCGAGGTGCGCGAGTTCCTCGGCGCCATCACCTATCGCGCCGAGCAGGGCCGGCCGAAGCTGGTGGAATTCTGGCATATGCGGGCGGCCGCCAATCCAAGCCGCGATTTGATGCGCGATATCACGGCCGTGGCGTGGCTGCCGCTCAAGGACGCCATCGGCAAGCTGCATTATCCGCTCGAGAAGCTGTTTCTGAAGAGCGTCGGCCGTTCGCTCGTGCGCAAGCGCGGCAAGAAGAAAGCGGCAAAAACGAAGCCTCGCAAGGCCAAGAACAAAGCCAACAAGAAGACCAAGCGTTAG